Sequence from the Nerophis ophidion isolate RoL-2023_Sa linkage group LG10, RoL_Noph_v1.0, whole genome shotgun sequence genome:
AGGATGTTGGCGTGGAGGCAACAAAGGGACACGCCGTCCTAAGGGAGGCGGGTCAAAGGTCAAAGCCTGGCGGAAGGCGGAAATGTGACGAGTGGAGCGTTTCTCACCCATTTGCTGCTAAAATCGGGGTTGAGTCGGATGCTGGTCTCGTCCGGCGTCTCTAAACTCTGAGCCTGCTCGGACATTGAGGACACGTTCAGGACACGTAAGCGACATCTCCGCGATGGCGGGAACTCACGTGTAGGGAGACTTCCTGCGCAGCTTGGTATGTGTGCGGGCTTCTCAGTGGCTTGCTGAGTGGTCGGGGGACAGGCCCCGCCTCCGTCCGCTGGGCCCAGCCAATGAGCAGCATGAGGACGAAGGCGAGCTGGCGGAAGGAGACGAGCGCAGCGGCGACCTTCATGGCGCAAAAAACACTTAAGAGCGTAGGAGGTGGAAAGGTGAAGAGTTCACAAAGTTGTGCCGTGAGTTGATGTGAAGACGCAGCGGCGCACCTCGTCTTTATACGTGCCAAGCCTCCGCCCCCCCGCACAAATATAGGACAACCAAAAAACcccaaacacacacgcacacacgcgcacacacacacaaacacaggtcAGTGGTGGTGTTTACTGTCACTGTGAGGAAATTAAGCATCAAAGTGTGACGACAAATGTTTGTCATTAATTTAATTGGAGCgattacatcacttcctgtttcccgAAGCAGGCGCACATGTAATACTGATGTTTGCGCAAACAATAAACATTTCCATCATGTGAGACATAAGTAGCACGCCGCTGGACCACGTCCGTCTTCACATTACGTGACTTATTGTGTGCTCACGCCACATAAAACACGCATGAAGAGGACTTTTATTTGTGAGGTGTgtgcacaggaagtgacatcggCAGGCCGAGACAATATTTGATCAGGCTGATTGATGAGGAAGAGGAAGTTATGTCATGTTGTGGACTTTTCTACTCACCTGCCGGCGTCGCAAAGACAACCACGGACAAACGGATCACAAGCAAACGGGTCTacttcaatgtttttttattcagtgaGGCCGGTTTCCATGACGACCTCTCAACTCTTTTCCCAAAAGTCCTCCTGTCTCCTCTGAGCGCGCTCCAGCACCGCCGACGCCTCTGAGCAGGACGCCGCCGAGCGGCAGGACATCACGGACATGCGGTCGTCTAGGTGACAGGGTGGCGTTAGTGAGTGGCGGGAAAACCTGGGGGAGTAGTGTGTGTGTAGGGAGGGGTCACCTTCGTTCGAGTAGAGGCTGACTCTGGAGAGATCTCGGAACCTCACACCCAAGTCACCTGAGGAGACGGACCGGGGTTAGCGAGACCGGCTTGACAGGACGTGTGAAGCGTGGCGGCGCTCACCGTTGTGCTGGAAGTCAGCGTGTCTCAGGCGGCCTTTCAGGCAGTGCTGCAGGGGCGCAGGGCTGCTCAGTCTGGACCTGATTACTTTGGACTTCTGCAGGGGGGAGGGTGCACGGCGGTATGCGTTGCAGTCAGGCCATGCCTCAGTAGGTATTGCTTTGCCGGCTGCCGCGGAAACGTCTGCGCCACACCCCTGGGGAGAAAGCGAGACCTCGGCGTGACTAACCCGGTGTCACATGCGCGCTCACCTGTTTGCACGTGCACTCACCTGATTACAGGTGCAGCATTCTTCCCCTTTCAGCCTTCCCACTAGGATGGCGCCCCCTGGTGGACATATGCAGCTCAGAAGTTtgactttttaaaggcctactggattgagattttcttatttaaacggggatagcaggtccattctgtgtcatacttgattattttgcgatattgccatattttgctgaaaggatttagtagagaacatcgacgataaagttcgcaacttttggtcgctaataaaaaaaaagccttgcctttaccaaaagtagcagacgatgtgcgcgtgacgtcactggttgtagagctcctcacatcctcacattgtttacaatcatagccagcagcagctagcgctattcggactgagaaagcgacaatttccccattaatttgagcgagaataaaagatttgtggatgaggaaatttagagtgaaggactagaaaaaaatttaaaataaataaaaagctttTGAATttgtagcgattcagatgttattagacacatttactagaataattctggaaaatcccttatctgcctattgtgttgctagtgttttagggagattaaatagtacctgaaagtcggaggggtgtggccacgggtgtgttgacccagtgtctctgagggaagtcacgcagctgcagcacgaCGGAagatccactgatgtctccggtaagagccgacttaataccacaattttctcaccccaaactgccggttgacatgtggccgggatccatgttcgcttgaacgaTCTGATCCGTAGTgaagcttcactttcgggaattttaaacaaggaaaaaccggctgtgtttgtgtggctaaaggctaaaagcttcccaactccatctttctactttgagttctccattactaattgaaaaaattgcaaaagattcagcaacacagatgtccagaatagtgtgtaattatgcgattaaagcagactacataTAGCtttgatcgggctggaaaataatgtccgctacaacccgagacgtcaacacgaaactttgcgggaaatttaaaattgcaatttagtaaactaaaaatgctgtattggcatgtgttgcaatgttaatatttcatcattgatatataaactatcagactgcgtggtcggtggtagtgggtttcagtaggcctttaactgtgtgtgtgtgtgtgtgtgagtataccTATGGCAGGTGTGGTGATGTCATGATGAGTCCTCTGCATCCTCATGTTTGGAGTAGGCAAACGACCTTCCTCTcttcacacatacacatacatacagtgatGTCATCACACGGGGGCGGAGCATAACTGAATGTCAACGTACTCATCCGTTTCGTCGTCTTTTTCCGCTACCCACGCCATCTTGCTTTCAGTCTGGGTGCCGGCGTGGTCTTTGAGGGCGGGCCCAGGTGGAGTGTGTGGCGGTCCAGGCGAGGCAGGGCTGCACACGCTAGAGCGACTGAGGACACAAAGTGAGTCCAGATCGGCTGAGAAAATTCTGAAGTGGTGCACGAGGCTCCACCCCCTACCTGGGGAGGTCAAGCGCCTCCACGCAGGGACTGCTGCTGCGATGTACCACAGCGGGGCGAGGGTCGGAGACGGCGTCGCACGGGCTGTCCTCAGTGGTCACGGTGGGCTCCCACAGGACGTTGTGCTCGGACACCAGCTGGCTCAGGTGGTCTCTGGAGAAGTGGGTCCCCCATGCCCGGCGACGGTACCACAAGGCCTTCTGCCTCAGTGCCATCACCTGGACACATCGCACGGCGAGAGGGCTTGACACACATCGGCAGGAAGTGACCCAAATGGAGGTTCCGAGAAGTGACTGAGCCGTTTCGATGGCTCACCAGACTTCTCGTAAATGTCCCACTCTGACCCCACGTCACCTACACCGCACTTCAGACAGGAAGTGGAGTTTCGATGACGAGCAGCATCGAGActgagaccttttttttttttagacacacctgatgccgtgtgtgtgtgtgtgtgtgtgtgtgtgtgtgtgtgtgtgtgtgtgtgtgtgtctgtgtgtgtgagagagtgagaCAGACATTTCTGTGAAAGGAAGCGCTGTGGTTTGAATAACTTTGGTTTGTGCCGCGACGTGTGCTGACTCATCAAGTCATACAAGCTCCTCGAGGTCATGTGACAGGACCCACCTGAGGGGTGTGGTCTGAGTGTCCGTCTCCTTTGGCCATCTTGTGGAGAGGGGAGCGAAAGTTGATTTCGTATTCTGTCAGCTTCCTGTCAAACACACATACACTCTTATAATCACCAGCTCGTCTTGCACtccttctcacacacacaaacacacacacacacacacacacacacacacacacacacacacacacacacacacacacacacacacacacacacacacacacacacacacacacacacacacctttgtcTTCTGTGAGGAGGGGAATTGGTATCCTTCTGCTGGACGCCATGTTGGGGGCAGGGCTTCCTGTCACAGTCCTCCCTCTTTTTCTTAATCCTCTAATGAAAAACAACATGAGCAACAACAGACgctagtgatgggtccggcaacactgatgcatcggcgcatgcgtcgagctcgtagagcaggtgtgtcaaactcaaatacagagtgggccaaaatttaaaactgaacaaagctgcgggccaaggttgaacaaattaaccaatagggacccaaacaagttttgcattgaacattgaacaagcaaggcttatatacagtaactttatagtgacatgcaaaattgagtttcaaataataataataaaaattaaaaaaatatcaacggcatatcaaataaaatttaaatacaaatttaatgcctcttttctatttgcagccttctgaggtaaatatcaagatgtattgtagcgtcccgaaggagttagtgctgcaaggggttctgggtatttgttctgttgtgtttatgttatgttacagtgcagatgttctcccgaaatgtgttggtcattcttgtttggtgtgagttcacagtgtggcgcatatttgtaacagtgttaaagttgtttatacagccaccctcagtgtgacctgtatggttgttgaccaagtatgccttgcattcacttatgtgtgtgtaatagccgcatatattatgcgagtgggcctgcatgctgtttgtatggacgacaggttgtagagaatactaaaggcagtgcctttaaggcacgccctcaatattgttgtccgggtggaaatcgggagaatgcttgccccgggagattttcgggaggggcactgaacttcgggcggattggcaagtgtgagaaactgcggtgttacagcggcaccgctgctgtgtaataacggcgggccagctataatgttaatttgatattgcctcaagggccaaattaaattacacggcgggccaaatttggtccgcgggccagagtttgacacccatgtcgtagagcgaaaccctgtgtcggtgcgcgtaccACTCTTAGAAAGTCTCGTGACCGATgatgagctgttttggtcacatgaccgatacgcgaactgtgtcgcactggcacctgcgcgccaacctgtgtttattaggaagcgcatctgtcaacgagatgctgctgccaacagaattgacgcacttctgtcgttggtcatttgtaatttatcaTAGGAGATCATTTccaccgtgtgggaatattttgatcatatatcggaaaaaaatgtatttgtgttcatttctttgtcgtttcatcctgttctctcaaagtttctagcTTTGTCCCACCCTCACAAATTTCATGTTGATTGCATAAAAAAGCAGTGACAACCAatctcttcgatagctcagttggtaaagTGGAGGACTGTAAATTTGTTCTTGCTTAGTTCCTTAAGGCACTAGTTCAAATCCGGTTCAAACCCAttacctttttaccatgaattaagtaacgtggaccccgattcaaatacgttgaaaaacttattcaggtgttactatttagtggtcaattgtacggaatatgtactgaactgtgcaatctactaagaaagtttcaatcaatcaataaatcatgttcacattatttattgactgtatataaaaaagataaaatatatatttttatttaaatgaagatatgaaataatcctaaatgaaatacaatgacttggtttatattattgtatatactaggtcataaaatcagtgtcaattgagtcggtccatagggatttttaatgtccagcagatgtcagtatttagtgacatagtattgacacagtatcaatatagttttgcaatgtgtcgaaacgatacatgaagcctcatcaacccatcactaacagaCGCcatctttctgtgtgtgtgtgtgtttgtgggacAGAGCGTACCGTGTGTACGTAGAAAGGCGGAAGCCTCTGCTGATGTTCCACGTGTTTCCGTAGACGGGGCCCACGAGGCAGAGGTTCGCCCTGGAAGCTGCGGCGGTACTCCGTATCCATGGCAACAGGGTGCGTTCTGACTCCCGTGCGGAGCGTCTAACAGACACATGTTCTCTTTAGCACCGCCTAGTGGCGATTTGGCTGTACTGCAGCTCACCTGCTGCGCCCTCAGTAGCGGCGAACGACCGGCGTCTTCCTTCCTGCTCCAATCTAACCTTTCACTCGCCGGCCTCGGCTCGGCCTTGTGGCGTGGACCGTGAAGACCCTGCAGCGAGTGGGTGTAGCGTTGCAAgattgaagcaaaaaaaaaaaacataaaaatgacaGCACCagagggagctccacaaaccacgttaaacccagattccgatctaacaaaggtcttaagtcattctctttctatgccacatcaatgtggaatgcactcccaacaggtgtaaaagtaagtgcatctctatattccttcaaaaccgctctaaaacaacacctccaggcaaattCAACCCTTtgctaataccctcctccattcacatcccatctccccggattataaataacctaatgtaaataatcagatgtacttctaatgtatttacttgttcttatgctatcagtactcactatgttctctgctggctgtacatacagtgggggaaaaagtattaagtcagccaccgattgtgcaagttctcccacttaaaatgatgacagtggtatgtaattttcatcataggtcctgtccccttagcagaaaaacagccccaaagcatgatgtttccacacccatgcttcacagtaggtgtggtgtccttgggatgcaactcaaccaaacacgacgagttgagtttataccaaaatggatacatggatgatacagcagaggattgggagaatgtcatgtgaaaccagatgaaaccaaaatagaaccttttggtataaattcaactagtcgtgtttggaggaagaagaatactgagttgtatcccaagagcaccattcctcctgtaaagcatgggggtggaaacatcatgctttggggctgtttttctgctgagaggacaggacgattgatccgtgttaaggaaagaatgaatggggccatgtatcgtgagattttgagccaaaacctccttccatcagtgagagctttgaatgattgaccaaatacttatttcccaccataatttacaaataaattctttaaaattcctacattgtgaattcatggatttttttttcacattctgtctctcacagttgaagtgtaactatgatgaaaattacagacctctgtcatcattttaagtgggagaacttgcacaatcggtggctgactaaatacaatacttttatgccccactgtatcctactaagtaagacctacactgtttcaatgtccatttctctgttgatgcagttgttgatgactgaagtactgatatcaaccaaagctcctcatcccaccccccggattgtaaataatgtaaataattcaatgtatatactatgatgattaacctgtgtgatgactgtattatgctgatagtatatatttgtaccatgaattgattaacgtggactccgacttaaacaagttgaaaaacttatttgggtgttaccatttagtggtcaattgtacggaatacaaagacatgcacctggggataggttgattggcaacacaaaattagccctagtgtgtgaatgtgaagtgaagggaagtgaattatatttatatagcgcttttctcaagtgactcaaagcgttttatatagtgacacccaatatctatgttacattcaaaccagtgtgggtggcacagggagcaggtgggtcaagtgtcttgcccaaggacacaacggcagtgactaggatggcacaagcgggaatcgaacctgcaaccctcatgtgagtgtgaatgttgtctgtctatccgtgttagccatgcgatggggtggcgacttgtacatggtgtacaccgccttccgctcgattgtagctaagataggcaccagcgccccctgcgaccccaaaggggaataagcggtagaaaaagggatggatggatgtacggaatatgtactgaactgtgcaatctactaataaaagtatcaatcaatcaaaaaaaacaaacagctgACCTCATTGGCTGAAGGGTCATACCCATGACGGCCGCTGGTCTGCAACTGGCGATCAATCATTGCGGGGCGGGGCTTCTCTAGAGAGACATTTCAAAAATGTACATTTGATTGACAACCGTGTCATGTGACGCTCACTCACCACGTGGCGCAGCTGGGGGTCCAGGTTCCACAGGAGGTTCTGAGTGGTGGTCCGGGTCTTTGTGTAGGTGGGGGTCTGGACCAGCAGGGGGCGCTTTGCTGTGAGCAGCCTGGACACTGGACTTGGCTGGGCCACCAGAACTGTGTCTCTTCCTGACTTCTCTTCTGCTGTAAGCTGATTGGTGGAAGCAATGAGACCTAATCAAAAAGGTTGTCCTGGCCCCGCCCCCATTTAGGTATACCCACCCTTCAGGTCCGGGCGCGGGTAGGACAAAGGGATGCTCTTCTCCGGGGAATCGCTTCTACAACGCCGAGACCTCTTCTGGTGCacaacaaacaacacttactcaTTAACATGACTATTGTTATGTAAAGATATGTGTTTACATCGCACTTATATGAACACGGACACGCCAAATACTTTTTGTCTGATTTGTCAAAATTGAGTGCGTCACCACGTGTTACACAATCACGCAAGTGTGTTCAGGTGCGTTAATCGTCACAATCAAAACTTGCGCGCTAACAAGAGCTAGCGCGCTAGCTAATTAGCCgccatgctaatgctaacagctCCGCTTACCGACATGTTtcccgctgctgctgctgctgctgctgctgctgctcaccgGAAATGGCGCGACAAGTGAAGCGCTCGGCGGGCGGTAACTTTGGCAACCAGGTGTTATTGCGTGCTCGATGAAAGCATTCACAGGACGCTTCATCGTGGCGACTTGACAGTCAAAGACGAGCCGCGGCCGTTACCATGGCAGCAGACAGGATTTACGCATGCGCAGGACGACTCTGATCCTTTCAACCCCTGCCGTGCGCCTGAGTGTGCTACATCCACACGCCACATGATGTCGCTGTTACAAAATTGCACCACTTTTTATTCATTTAAGGCTTTTTAGTTTGGACTTTACATTTGGCTTCAAACCCCCCCCAGCTGCTGTCGGGAACCCGTGTAGAACGTTCTTGAGTCCAGCAGACAATACAAACATGCAGCAAAGTAACGTAAATTGAACTCTCTGCTTAACAGGACGAGGAGGCGGAGTTTGAACCGAGGTCAAAGTTGAAAGACAATCTGCCGACACCGAGTGGGCGGGGCTGTGTTGGCGCTGGTTTAACAGGACCAGTCAGTGTGGACTTGCTGCCCCCTGGCGGCCACGAAGGCTCCCTACAGCTCCTGGTATGGAGCGAGCTAAGCATGCTAACTGACGGCGCTAGTTAGCTCCCACTGCAAAACAGACATGCTGACTGCTACAGCGCCTCCTGGAGGTGACACATGAACATGCTACATCAGACGGACATTGAAAGGCTTTTTGTGGCTTCAACAATCTTCAGCCAGGCTTAATAATGACACCACCGAGTCAAGCGAGCAGATCTGGGGTCAGCTCACCCACCGTCACGTTATACTAACAGGTTAGTTCACTGTAGCCCCCTAGTGGTCATATGCAGGAATGCCACCctaaaaaacactattttttacacttttaaagtGCTTCTTCTGTACTGACTAATGGCTAACAAGCTAGCCAGTTATAAGATACATcaagaatactttttttttgttttttttaaccatttttgccAGCTTAGCTCGCAAAACTTGTGCTTGCTCGTAATACTGCCAACACACTGCCAGGCTACATAGTGTTAGCTCTGAATGGTGAGCTGACGCCAGATTCTGCtacaaaataaaacttgaaaTGACTCTTATTGTTTCACATAacaatcatcattatcatcatcaccaCACACAGTTGGAGGCCGTGTGTCATATAGAAAAAGACAAAAGAGACATCGAGAAGACACcagacatcatcatcattatcgtCGTCACAGTCTTTTGAAGTTTCCAAGGCAACAGGGAAGGGGTCAGAGGTCTGAGGTGGTCCATGTTGATGGTGTGTGTTTTCACGGGGGCGGGGCAGGTTGGAAGATGTCCTCTGATTGGTTGTTGGTCCGGCGAGCGCAGAGCTGCAAACGCATTGTGTTTTAttagtgtacgtgtgtgtgtgtgtgtgtgtgtgtgtgtgtatatacacacctgTGATTAGAGGAGTTGACAAGTGGACTTTTTGCGAGTTCTTCCAGGAAGTGGGCTTTTCCTGTTGATCTGTCTCACCAGGTCATAGAagatctacacacacacataaaacacaGTGAGATACAAAGTCGGTGGCatgcaacgtgtgtgtgtgtgtgtgtgtgtgtgtgtgtgtgtgtgtgtgtgtgtgtgtgtgtgagtctgctAGCCTCGTTGACGTTGATCTTGCTCTTGGCTGACGTCTCCAGGAAGACGCAGGAGTTCCACTGGCGAGCGAGGCCCACCCCTGACTCTTTGGCCACCACACGCTCCACCTCCAGGTCACACTTGTTGCCCACCAGGATCATCGGAACCTACAAACGCACACATTGTTTCACTGGCCAGCCGGTGTCAACATCGCCTGCGTGCTTGTGCGTACATCATCAGTGTCCTTGACCCTGAGGATCTGCTCTCTGAGGTCTTGAAGATCGTTGAAGGTGGACTGAGCCGTGATGGAGTAGACCAGAGCGAAGCCTTGGCCGTTCTTCATGTAGAGATCACGCATGGCCGTGAACTGCTCCTAAAACACCGCAACGACATATCCCGCTGTCGTTATTGACATACACAATATCGACATTGTGTGTGCTTACTTACTGTTCCCGCCGTGTCCAAGATCTCCAACATGCATTGTTGACCATCCACCTCCACTTGCTGTACATGCAAACATGCAGACAATGAAAAAATAACAATAGCTGGGATTTAAACGTGTTGGTGATGCCTTCACTGTCTCACCTTCCTGTAGGAATCTTCTATCGTGGGGTCGTACTTCTCCACAAAGATACCCTGGACAAACTGCACCgtctacagacacacacacacacttgagacAATTTCTTATGCTGTAAGTatagccgtgtgtgtgtgtgttccatacCAAAGCAGACTTGCCAACACCACCAGACCCTAAGACCACCAGCTTGTATTCCCGCATCTTCACCTTCTGTctgcatgcacacacaaacacacactcagtGAGGTTACTCGGTATAAGCTTGAGTGCCACAAGTCCGGCCGCGCAAGCCCCGCCGGTAAAAAGACGAGAGAATGTAAAGTCTgagtttttttttctaagtgcAGAAACGAGAAAGGCGTAACTTCCACCTCCTTTAGCCTCTTTCGAtctcacacttagaaaaaaatcccagcgcaaAGCCCAATGCATTTGAATGGGATTCTTTTTTTGAACAGGATTTTTTCTATGTGCAgaaacgagagaggcctaacttcatacttgctaaccctcacaGATTTTACgtgagactcacgaaattcagcgcctctcccgaaaacctcccgggacaaattttctcccgaaaatctcccgaaattcaaggggaaccggaggccacgccccctccagctccatgaagacctgagtgatgtgtctgagagtgtgtctgcccaatgacgttataacagtagaatgatcaagggcgagttcttggtttcttatgtgggtttattgttaggcagtttcattaacatcctctcaaagcagtaacaacacacaacaacagcagtcacgtttacgtctaccactctaccgtaaggcagtttgtctgccgtaaacagcatgtgacactcttaaacaggacaatactgccatctactgtacatgcaccagcacaaaacctccaggcaacttccacCCTTTATCCTCCAACATTCACATCCCATccacccggattgtaaataacctaatgtagataatcgaatgtatttctaatgtatatacttgttcttatgctatctgaactcgctgtacatatcctactaagtcacacctacactgtttcaatgtccatttctctgttgatgcaattgttgatgactgaagtactgatatcaaccaaaccctcctcatcccaccccccagattgtaaataattcaatgtatatactaagatgattaacttgtgtgatgactgtattatgctgatagtatatatttgtaccacgacttaaacaagttgaaaaacttattgcggtgttaccatttagtggtcaattgtacggaatatgtactgtactgtgcaatctactaacaaaagtttcaatcaatcaatcaatcatgcaagtgtgacaataacatctcctttagaaagtgcagtgcacaattgcgcacacaacagctgtaaataaccacgcccccgaccacgccccccacctcccgaaatcggaggtctaaaggttggcaagtatgcctaacTTCCACCTCCTTTATGTTGTGGCACTCAGTTACTCGGtataagccccgcccactgctCCAGCacacctgtaaaaaaaaaaaaaaacacacacacacctcctgcTCCTTGATTCAGGTCACATGCACAGCTGGTAATGAGGTCAATAGCGTGGAATGTGACTGTTGCGTGGCTGCTGTGTGTCTGGGCTTGGTTACCATGGTGATGAAATAAGAGTGCACAGTGTCAGCTAATAAATGAGGGAAAGCAAGAACGCCGGACGAAATGTCTGCATTGTCCTACAGTCCCTGAACGGCCTCGTCGTCTTCCACTTATGTGCAGTAACAAGATGCAACATAACGCACGGTGTCAATGTGGTTACCATGGTGATGAGATGGTGTCGGTTAATAAATGTTCACTTTTggtaaaaaggaaaacaaaaacagaGTGGTTGACGAAATCACTTCTTTTTTCCCCACAGGCACTGAACGCATCATCGTCATCTTCAACTTGCCGGACCCTGAACGGCGcacgccatacttgccaaccctgccgaAATTAAGGCGgatctggaggccacgccccctctagctccatgcggacccgagtgacgtgtcgacagcctgttttcacgtccgctttcccacaatataaacaagagtgcctgcccaatgacgttataattgtagaatgatcgagggcgagttcttggtttcttatgtgggtttattgttaggcagtctcaataacgtcctcccagcgtggcaccaacacacaacaacagcagtcacgttttcgtctaccgtaaagcagttcgtctgccgtaaacagcaatgttgtgacactcttaaacaggacaatactgccatctactgtgcatgcatatgt
This genomic interval carries:
- the mdm1 gene encoding nuclear protein MDM1 isoform X1; translation: MSKRSRRCRSDSPEKSIPLSYPRPDLKAYSRREVRKRHSSGGPAKSSVQAAHSKAPPAGPDPHLHKDPDHHSEPPVEPGPPAAPREKPRPAMIDRQLQTSGRHGYDPSANEGLHGPRHKAEPRPASERLDWSRKEDAGRSPLLRAQQTLRTGVRTHPVAMDTEYRRSFQGEPLPRGPRLRKHVEHQQRLPPFYVHTRIKKKREDCDRKPCPQHGVQQKDTNSPPHRRQRKLTEYEINFRSPLHKMAKGDGHSDHTPQVMALRQKALWYRRRAWGTHFSRDHLSQLVSEHNVLWEPTVTTEDSPCDAVSDPRPAVVHRSSSPCVEALDLPSRSSVCSPASPGPPHTPPGPALKDHAGTQTESKMAWVAEKDDETDEEEGRLPTPNMRMQRTHHDITTPAIGGAILVGRLKGEECCTCNQGCGADVSAAAGKAIPTEAWPDCNAYRRAPSPLQKSKVIRSRLSSPAPLQHCLKGRLRHADFQHNGDLGVRFRDLSRVSLYSNEDDRMSVMSCRSAASCSEASAVLERAQRRQEDFWEKS
- the mdm1 gene encoding nuclear protein MDM1 isoform X2 is translated as MSRSRRCRSDSPEKSIPLSYPRPDLKAYSRREVRKRHSSGGPAKSSVQAAHSKAPPAGPDPHLHKDPDHHSEPPVEPGPPAAPREKPRPAMIDRQLQTSGRHGYDPSANEGLHGPRHKAEPRPASERLDWSRKEDAGRSPLLRAQQTLRTGVRTHPVAMDTEYRRSFQGEPLPRGPRLRKHVEHQQRLPPFYVHTRIKKKREDCDRKPCPQHGVQQKDTNSPPHRRQRKLTEYEINFRSPLHKMAKGDGHSDHTPQVMALRQKALWYRRRAWGTHFSRDHLSQLVSEHNVLWEPTVTTEDSPCDAVSDPRPAVVHRSSSPCVEALDLPSRSSVCSPASPGPPHTPPGPALKDHAGTQTESKMAWVAEKDDETDEEEGRLPTPNMRMQRTHHDITTPAIGGAILVGRLKGEECCTCNQGCGADVSAAAGKAIPTEAWPDCNAYRRAPSPLQKSKVIRSRLSSPAPLQHCLKGRLRHADFQHNGDLGVRFRDLSRVSLYSNEDDRMSVMSCRSAASCSEASAVLERAQRRQEDFWEKS
- the LOC133561166 gene encoding ras-related protein Rap-1b — encoded protein: MREYKLVVLGSGGVGKSALTVQFVQGIFVEKYDPTIEDSYRKQVEVDGQQCMLEILDTAGTEQFTAMRDLYMKNGQGFALVYSITAQSTFNDLQDLREQILRVKDTDDVPMILVGNKCDLEVERVVAKESGVGLARQWNSCVFLETSAKSKINVNEIFYDLVRQINRKSPLPGRTRKKSTCQLL